The Salminus brasiliensis chromosome 3, fSalBra1.hap2, whole genome shotgun sequence genome contains a region encoding:
- the clxn gene encoding calaxin isoform X1, translating into MSEMSAMSKKMNQNLAEKLCKQAKHFSKTEAECLIRLFNELLGEQTDRRVGPGLDRGKFRNILHNTFGLTDDMIMDRGRALILHAEANVAFSKLTFLQPTVFRAFDNDNDSYISVKEWVEGLSVFLRGSLDEKIKYCFEVYDLNGDGYISREEMFHMLKNSLIRQPTEDEPDEGIKDLVEIILKKMDHDHDSRLSYADFEKAVRDENLLLEAFGTCLPDAKSILAFEQQAFQESIDH; encoded by the exons ATGAGCGAGATGTCGGCGATGAGCAAGAAAATGAACCAAAACCTGGCCGAAAAACTGTGTAAACAAGCTAAACACT TTAGTAAAACCGAGGCAGAGTGCCTCATTCGACTGTTCAATGAGTTGTTGGGAGAGCAGACTGACAGGAGAGTGGGGCCTGGCCTGGACCGAGGAAAATTCCGAAACATCCTTCACAACACGTTTGGACTGACCGACGACATGATTATGGACAGAGGTAGGGCACTAATTCTGCATGCAGAAGCCAATGTCGCGTTTTCAAAGCTAACATTTCTCCAACCCACAGTTTTCCGCGCTTTTGACAACGACAACGACAGCTACATCAGTGTGAAGGAGTGGGTGGAAGGACTGTCAGTCTTTCTTCGAGGCTCCTTGGATGAAAAGATCAAAT ACTGTTTCGAGGTGTACGACCTTAATGGAGACGGGTACATATCGAGGGAGGAAATGTTCCACATGCTGAAGAACAGTCTGATCAGACAGCCGACAGAGGATGAACCTGATGAAGGGATTAAGGACCTTGTGGAAATAATACTGAAGAAAATG GACCATGACCATGACAGCAGACTTTCATATGCTGACTTCGAGAAGGCTGTACGAGATGAAAATCTGTTATTGGAAGCTTTTGGAACGTGCCTTCCTGATGCAAAG AGTATTCTGGCATTTGAGCAAcaagcattccaggagtcaatAGATCACTAA
- the rbm48 gene encoding RNA-binding protein 48 encodes MATLKQSSVWDTPQVYKHHEQQNVCLTRPKYREGRRPKAVKVYTINLESRFLLVQGVPAVGVMTELVQLFALYGVVEEYRVLDEYPAEQFTEVYLIKFQKLTSARAAKRNTDERSFFGGLLHVCYAPEYETVEDTRRKLQDRRRYVTTTARRLAKEREQEQPTETTHSDCAETPAPSSAEYEDRTHPQRSREDSSSSSTSPGFALLPLPPHERVPQQHLSSKYSFKSQSVHGGSVPTEDRMGSLHSFIPSSAPDDCKQTSQWSNLPSTGNEERESTRKPKNPPSTTPRFIPRTAHLENRKRKMEVSTDLLGVADRNAPLYGPKLPELPKMDMEDESLNKTANIIRHTMAKVVSVPLEKKTTTAKARRRI; translated from the exons ATGGCGACCCTGAAGCAGAGCTCTGTGTGGGATACACCGCAAGTGTACAAACATCATGAACAGCAAAACGTTTGTCTTACTCGACCAAAGTACAGAGAAGGGAGGAGACCAAAAGCAGTCAAG GTATATACGATAAACCTAGAGTCTCGGTTTCTGCTGGTGCAAGGAGTGCCTGCTGTTGGGGTGATGACCGAGCTGGTGCAGCTCTTTGCTCTCTATGGAGTGGTTGAAGAGTACAGAGTACTGGATGAGTATCCTGCAGAACAATTCACTGAAGTTTATCTCATTAAGTTCCAAAAGCTTACAAGTGCAAG GGCTGCCAAAAGGAATACAGACGAGAGAAGTTTCTTTGGGGGGCTGCTTCATGTGTGTTACGCCCCTGAATATGAGACAGTAGAAGACACAAGAAGGAAGTTACAGGACAGGAGAAGATATGTTACCACAACAGCTCGAAGATTAG CAAAGGAACGTGAGCAAGAACAACCCACAGAGACAACACACTCTGACTGTGCAGAGACACCAGCTCCATCATCTGCCGAGTATGAAGACAGGACACATCCTCAAAGATCTCGAGAGGATAGTTCTAGTTCCAGCACTTCTCCTGGCTTTGCTTTATTGCCGTTGCCACCCCACGAAAGGGTTCCTCAGCAACATTTGTCATCGAAATACTCGTTTAAATCTCAGAGTGTACATGGAGGCAGTGTACCTACAGAAGATAGGATGGGGTCCTTACACAGTTTCATCCCCAGTAGTGCCCCAGACGATTGCAAGCAGACCTCACAATGGTCAAACCTGCCTTCCACAGgcaatgaagagagagagagtaccaGAAAACCAAAGAATCCTCCATCCACTACACCGAGGTTTATACCAAGGACTGCACACTTAGaaaacaggaaaagaaaaatggagGTCAGTACAGACTTGTTGGGGGTGGCAGACCGAAATGCCCCCTTGTATGGACCCAAACTACCAGAACTACCAAAGATGGACATGGAAGATGAATCATTAAACAAAACTGCAAACATAATCAGGCACACAATGGCAAAG gttGTATCAGTTCCCTTAGAGAAGAAGACAACCACTGCAAAAGCACGACGAAGAATTTAA
- the clxn gene encoding calaxin isoform X2, which yields MSEMSAMSKKMNQNLAEKLCKQAKHFSKTEAECLIRLFNELLGEQTDRRVGPGLDRGKFRNILHNTFGLTDDMIMDRVFRAFDNDNDSYISVKEWVEGLSVFLRGSLDEKIKYCFEVYDLNGDGYISREEMFHMLKNSLIRQPTEDEPDEGIKDLVEIILKKMDHDHDSRLSYADFEKAVRDENLLLEAFGTCLPDAKSILAFEQQAFQESIDH from the exons ATGAGCGAGATGTCGGCGATGAGCAAGAAAATGAACCAAAACCTGGCCGAAAAACTGTGTAAACAAGCTAAACACT TTAGTAAAACCGAGGCAGAGTGCCTCATTCGACTGTTCAATGAGTTGTTGGGAGAGCAGACTGACAGGAGAGTGGGGCCTGGCCTGGACCGAGGAAAATTCCGAAACATCCTTCACAACACGTTTGGACTGACCGACGACATGATTATGGACAGAG TTTTCCGCGCTTTTGACAACGACAACGACAGCTACATCAGTGTGAAGGAGTGGGTGGAAGGACTGTCAGTCTTTCTTCGAGGCTCCTTGGATGAAAAGATCAAAT ACTGTTTCGAGGTGTACGACCTTAATGGAGACGGGTACATATCGAGGGAGGAAATGTTCCACATGCTGAAGAACAGTCTGATCAGACAGCCGACAGAGGATGAACCTGATGAAGGGATTAAGGACCTTGTGGAAATAATACTGAAGAAAATG GACCATGACCATGACAGCAGACTTTCATATGCTGACTTCGAGAAGGCTGTACGAGATGAAAATCTGTTATTGGAAGCTTTTGGAACGTGCCTTCCTGATGCAAAG AGTATTCTGGCATTTGAGCAAcaagcattccaggagtcaatAGATCACTAA
- the LOC140551419 gene encoding progranulin-like isoform X2: MILLVVLMAGLVSSDVTCPDGKKCPDKNTCCQVDTGYACCPYPNAVCCPDKAHCCPEGFQCDQQSQHCVKQGLPWYSFPMSPQIAAEETEEKPSAVELSGPSPSVVHCDNYHTCPDDTTCCRTPQGQWTCCIYRMGQCCPDGFHCCPYGLYCDRTSTHCLKGALSLPAALSHAPMLIHSKQDQCCLSDTGCCPNGFHCDEESRACVSDFDQHTPMVPLELALDTQIQAGVIRCNGRFYCPAEYTCCKAPTGGWGCCPYKLGQCCKDGKHCCEYGYKCDVTYSQCKKGYSNVPARPRKTALFL, translated from the exons ATGATTTTATTAGTGGTGCTGATGGCAGGGCTGGTCTCTAGTGATGTGACCTGTCCTGATGGGAAAAAATGTCCAGACAAAAATACCTGCTGTCAAGTTGATACTGGATATGCCTGCTGCCCATATCCTAAT GCGGTCTGCTGTCCGGACAAGGCCCACTGCTGTCCAGAAGGCTTCCAATGTGACCAACAGAGTCAGCACTGTGTGAAACAGGGGCTGCCATGGTACAGCTTTCCAATGTCCCCTCAGATAGCTGctgaggagactgaggaaaAGCCTTCTGCAGTGGAGTTGTCTGGTCCCTCACCTTCTGTGGTGCATTGTGACAACTACCACACCTGCCCTGATGATACAACGTGTTGCAGGACCCCTCAGGGACAGTGGACCTGCTGCATCTACAGAATG GGTCAGTGTTGTCCAGATGGCTTCCACTGCTGCCCGTATGGTTTATACTGTGACAGAACATCTACTCATTGCCTGAAGGGAGCGCTGAGTCTGCCTGCTGCTCTTTCACATGCTCCCATGCTAATCCACAGCAAACAG GACCAATGCTGTCTAAGTGACACAGGCTGTTGTCCCAATGGATTCCACTGTGATGAGGAGAGCAGAGCCTGTGTGAGTGATTTTGATCAGCACACTCCAATGGTTCCCCTAGAGCTGGCTTTAGACACTCAGATCCAGGCAGGGGTCATACGCTGCAATGGTCGCTTCTATTGCCCAGCTGAATACACCTGCTGCAAGGCACCAACTGGCGGGTGGGGATGCTGCCCCTATAAACTG GGTCAGTGCTGTAAAGATggaaagcactgctgtgaataCGGCTACAAATGTGACGTCACTTACTCCCAGTGCAAGAAAGGCTACTCGAATGTTCCAGCTCGTCCCAGGAAAACAGCTCTGTTCCTCTAA
- the LOC140551419 gene encoding progranulin-like isoform X1, whose amino-acid sequence MILLVVLMAGLVSSDVTCPDGKKCPDKNTCCQVDTGYACCPYPNAVCCPDKAHCCPEGFQCDQQSQHCVKQGLPWYSFPMSPQIAAEETEEKPSAVELSGPSPSVVHCDNYHTCPDDTTCCRTPQGQWTCCIYRMGQCCPDGFHCCPYGLYCDRTSTHCLKGALSLPAALSHAPMLIHSKQQDQCCLSDTGCCPNGFHCDEESRACVSDFDQHTPMVPLELALDTQIQAGVIRCNGRFYCPAEYTCCKAPTGGWGCCPYKLGQCCKDGKHCCEYGYKCDVTYSQCKKGYSNVPARPRKTALFL is encoded by the exons ATGATTTTATTAGTGGTGCTGATGGCAGGGCTGGTCTCTAGTGATGTGACCTGTCCTGATGGGAAAAAATGTCCAGACAAAAATACCTGCTGTCAAGTTGATACTGGATATGCCTGCTGCCCATATCCTAAT GCGGTCTGCTGTCCGGACAAGGCCCACTGCTGTCCAGAAGGCTTCCAATGTGACCAACAGAGTCAGCACTGTGTGAAACAGGGGCTGCCATGGTACAGCTTTCCAATGTCCCCTCAGATAGCTGctgaggagactgaggaaaAGCCTTCTGCAGTGGAGTTGTCTGGTCCCTCACCTTCTGTGGTGCATTGTGACAACTACCACACCTGCCCTGATGATACAACGTGTTGCAGGACCCCTCAGGGACAGTGGACCTGCTGCATCTACAGAATG GGTCAGTGTTGTCCAGATGGCTTCCACTGCTGCCCGTATGGTTTATACTGTGACAGAACATCTACTCATTGCCTGAAGGGAGCGCTGAGTCTGCCTGCTGCTCTTTCACATGCTCCCATGCTAATCCACAGCAAACAG CAGGACCAATGCTGTCTAAGTGACACAGGCTGTTGTCCCAATGGATTCCACTGTGATGAGGAGAGCAGAGCCTGTGTGAGTGATTTTGATCAGCACACTCCAATGGTTCCCCTAGAGCTGGCTTTAGACACTCAGATCCAGGCAGGGGTCATACGCTGCAATGGTCGCTTCTATTGCCCAGCTGAATACACCTGCTGCAAGGCACCAACTGGCGGGTGGGGATGCTGCCCCTATAAACTG GGTCAGTGCTGTAAAGATggaaagcactgctgtgaataCGGCTACAAATGTGACGTCACTTACTCCCAGTGCAAGAAAGGCTACTCGAATGTTCCAGCTCGTCCCAGGAAAACAGCTCTGTTCCTCTAA